The Candidatus Cloacimonadota bacterium genome contains a region encoding:
- a CDS encoding 4Fe-4S dicluster domain-containing protein, with protein sequence MKYWGKPFGKELPKTPTGEIHILKERCKGCGFCVEYCPKDVLELSDEYNSKGYHPPQAINKDNCVNCGLCGMICPEFAIWTTLKEEAVHEN encoded by the coding sequence ATGAAATACTGGGGAAAGCCATTCGGTAAAGAATTACCGAAAACTCCTACAGGTGAGATCCATATATTAAAAGAAAGATGCAAAGGTTGCGGTTTCTGTGTTGAATATTGTCCGAAAGATGTTCTTGAATTGTCTGATGAGTATAATTCCAAAGGTTATCATCCACCTCAAGCAATAAACAAAGATAACTGTGTGAATTGTGGTCTCTGTGGGATGATTTGCCCTGAATTTGCCATCTGGACAACTTTGAAAGAGGAGGCAGTTCATGAAAACTAA
- the mce gene encoding methylmalonyl-CoA epimerase → MLNKINHIGIAVKNMDTAIDFYEKLGLKVEATEIVESQKVRVAFIPIGEIRIELLEATSEESPIAKFIEKKGEGIHHLAFNTNELIPALETVESHKIQLIDKKPRKGAHNSEIAFLHPKSTNGVLVELCEEKKK, encoded by the coding sequence ATGTTAAATAAGATCAATCATATCGGGATTGCAGTAAAAAATATGGATACTGCCATCGATTTTTATGAAAAATTAGGACTAAAAGTTGAAGCAACTGAAATTGTGGAATCTCAAAAAGTAAGAGTTGCATTTATTCCAATTGGAGAAATCAGGATAGAACTGCTGGAAGCAACATCAGAAGAAAGCCCTATTGCAAAATTCATCGAGAAAAAAGGTGAGGGAATTCATCATCTTGCTTTTAATACAAATGAACTTATCCCGGCTTTGGAAACAGTCGAATCACACAAAATTCAATTAATTGATAAAAAACCAAGAAAAGGTGCACACAACTCAGAGATAGCTTTCCTGCATCCGAAATCTACCAATGGTGTTCTGGTGGAATTGTGCGAAGAGAAGAAGAAATAA
- a CDS encoding 2-oxoacid:ferredoxin oxidoreductase subunit gamma: MKNNNEFKKELRLSGSGGQGLITAGIILAQAAIRDKYIVTQTQTYGPESRGGASRADVIIGNTEFYFPEATRFDILMTLTQEAYDKYSENLKDNGILIADTTFVKNITLLDSEIYELPFTEIALEKLKTELPTNILAISFLIRKTKVVSESSLKKAITESMKPQYLDLNLKAMKLGFKLADEYVSEE; this comes from the coding sequence ATGAAAAACAATAATGAGTTCAAAAAAGAGTTAAGGTTGAGCGGCAGCGGTGGACAAGGATTGATAACTGCCGGAATTATTCTTGCTCAAGCTGCGATCAGGGACAAATATATTGTTACTCAAACCCAGACTTACGGACCGGAATCCCGCGGCGGAGCGAGTAGAGCAGATGTTATCATCGGTAATACGGAGTTCTATTTCCCGGAAGCAACTCGCTTTGATATTCTGATGACTCTCACCCAGGAAGCTTATGACAAATATTCCGAAAATTTAAAAGATAACGGTATCCTCATCGCAGATACTACTTTTGTAAAAAATATAACTTTACTGGATTCGGAAATATATGAACTTCCTTTCACGGAAATCGCTTTGGAAAAATTAAAAACCGAACTTCCCACAAATATTTTAGCAATTTCTTTCCTGATCAGGAAAACAAAAGTCGTATCCGAATCATCTTTAAAAAAAGCTATTACGGAATCAATGAAACCACAATACCTTGATTTAAACCTGAAAGCAATGAAATTGGGCTTCAAATTAGCAGATGAATATGTTTCTGAAGAATAA